In Macaca fascicularis isolate 582-1 chromosome 12, T2T-MFA8v1.1, the genomic stretch CTACACTGACATCATCCAGGGCAAGCTGGACCAGCGAAACCAGCTGCTGGAAGTGGATTTCTGCATTGGCCGTGACATCCGAAAGAAGGATATCAATAATATTGTCAAGACCCTGCATGAATGGTGAGGCTGAAAGGAGGAGGGAGATATCTAGCATGTCTTTTGTGCCTCTCCTTGCAAAAATGTGATTTCCTGGTGTCAGCTGAGGGTTTGGGGTGGGCCTGTGGCTACCTGGGAGCTGGGGCTTAGTGAGCCAGAGAGTGGGGCTACATTTGTGATCACAGCTGTGCAACAACAGGAGTCATTTCAGGCCTCCTGGTGCCTTGGTTGTGAAATAGTTCTTGCCTTAAATGCAACTGGGAGCTATTTAAAAGTGGGCTATAAAACGCCCAGGGTTAGCAGGTGGAGTCTGTGTGTCCTAGCTGTGTGAGGCTAGTCCTGCCCTTTCCAAACTCACACTCAGGTTTGACCAAACTCAGGAAGGCTAGTGTTtgtaaaattctttgtttttattattattttttctatcccTGTTGAAGTTAACATGTTTATAAGATTCTTTGGATAAAAGAACTTATGTTCAAAATCAATAACATATTGGGCTAATGTTTGTGAAACACCATGAGGGACATGGAAGACAAGGAGTAGGTCATTTTAACTTGGAATACAACTCATACAAAGAATGTTTGATAACTATATTCTGGTATATAAAAAGCATTGGGACATTTGCGTTTTCTCTGTTTTAATGGAATTTGATATTTACAAGAGCTGTCACACGTTCTATGAGGATTTACTGTGGAATGATTTAAATTATTTGGGGCTTATAAAGTCAGATGGACTGATTGGAGAAGTTTTAGCTCAGTTTTGAAGGAGTACCAGGGTTAGAGTATACCTGGAGGTGAGGAGAGTGTGTTCCCAGGCATGCACATGGCATGTTGGGAGCTGTGAAGCAGAGCCAGCGAGCTTCATGCACAGGTTTGGGAGAGAGAGAATCTCTGCTTATCCCCGAGGAAGCATATCCAGAGAGGAGCAGTGCCACTTTGACTCCTTGGGGCCTGATGCCCCCTGAGTTTCCCTCACTTCAGCTACTCTTACACCCCAGGACATGTGTTGCTCACTCCTCACCCCAATTTCTGTCTCAAGTGTAGCCCCAAACACCTCTGTACAACATCTGACACAAGCGGAAGTTTTCAATAGGTTACAAAACTTaggataaataagaaataaacttaGAAATACCCCAACACGAAAATGGTCTGGCACACGAAATCTAGTTTCTGAACCTGCCAAAAAATTGGCTGTCCTATTCTGTTTTTGACATGGCTGACACAGCTTTTTATGTCCATAGTCTGGTTTCCTGTTTTTAAGCCCCCAAAATGTTTAACATGGAGGTGCCAGACTAACTGGTTACCACAGGATGTTTACTAGTAGAGACTCTTACAACTCATGTTTAGGCGCTGGAGGTAGattgaaacaaaattgataggctGAGGGGTACCACATATATGGCAAAATGCTCACACTGTTGGATCTTAAGTGGAGGGAATGGGGATATTCATTGTAGTCTTTCAACTTTttcgtttttaaaaaaattaatagtggAGAAGATAAAATAGGGTTATGGCAATTAGGAAGCAACTTCTGAGAAAAGGAGGAAACTTCAAAACAGGATGtttttagaaaatcttttttttctgttgagaaaACTGTTGAGAAAAGGACTACTCAGTGCCATCTATAAAATctattctaccttttttttttttttttgagatggcgtttcactctgtcactcaggccggagtgtggtagtggtgtggtcttggctcactgcaacctctgcctcctgggttcaagcgattttcccgcctcagcctcccaagtagctgggattacaggcgcctgccaccacacctggctgatttttgtatttttagtagagacggggcttcactgtgttggccaggctggtcttgaactcctgacctggtgatccactcCCCCGCCTccgctggcctcccaaagtgctgggattacaggtgggagccactacCCCCGGCCTGTCCTACCTTCTTTAATCGTATGTGCTACACAGCCATCTTCCATGAGATACACAGTTGAGAATTAAAACTGTATTCTAAGAAACTAGCCCCAGACTATCATATTTGTCTCCTAATGTCCTGCATTATGTATTTAGAAGTACTTGTCTTTGGGCACGTGTGAATGGGCAAGAGATGTGGCAGAGGGAGTATTAAAGGAGGTCCCTGTAAGATACTGGGGAGAGCTATTGGGGAGGAAGATTTCGGAGCCTGGAAGAGACTTCCCAGGCCATTCTGCAGCTCAGGGCTGGTGTTCTCCGTTGTAGGTGTGATGGCTGTGAAGCAGTTCTGCTGGGCATCGAGCAGCAAGTTCTGAGAGCCAACCAGTACAAAGAGAACCATAACCGAACTCAGCAGCAGGTAGAAGCAGAGGTAAGGAAGGAAAGGAACGTTTGTTTCTCTCTCCAGGGCATACCTGTTTATTCCTTTGCagtgtttatgtttttgttttgcgAGTCTTGTTGTAGATGAAACGAGCAGTCGCCAACAAATGGGCCTGGGTTAGGTGCTGGGGTACAGGGATGAGTGTGACACGGCTCCTACTCTTGGTGTTCTCTGTTTTTTCCGATTCCTGGTCAGCATAGGGTGATCGATCAGGCTTTGAGAACAGAGAATGTTGTAGTTTCAGTACACATGTACTTTGCAGCTGtagagcaaaagaaaatgagtttggGGATGGATCTTAAAAATGGATAGAAGGATGGTGATAAGTTACCAGGTAGAGTGGAGGGAGGGGTACAGCTGGGCAGGGGCATGTGGGGCTTCAAGGCCCTGGGAATGTTCTGCTTCTTAAGTTGCGTGGTGGGCACctagtttcattttattctttttgtctgaactgtacatatatattataaatgtgtAAAATGCGTGACATATTTCatatggaaagaagaaagggataaaATTTGGCAGATGAGCTGCAAGTGAAGTTAAAAGGATGTAAGCGTGGTTTTATGACACCTGGCTGTTGAGGAAACTTTTAGCTTCTTGGACAGATGTAGGCCCCAGCCTTTGCGTTATGGGCATTTGTGTACGTGTAACCTGACACATGAAGTGACCTCACTTCAGAATTTATTTGGAGCCCTGAAGATCAGAAGCACTGATTTTCCGTAGCATTGGAAGTTCTTTTCTAGGGTGGATGGGGTTTGAAGTATTAATGATGCTTAATGAATTTTGAAAATCAGGTGTCTAAGAGTATGGCAGAGTGGGACCCGAAATTGCAGCTAGGAAGCATAAGAGATGAGTAGATGTGCCTTTCAAAGGGGGATTTGTGAAATTTGGAGTGATTCCCTGTACTGTTATATGCACTTCTTGAAAATAAAACCTGTATCCTATTTGTAAGGCGAGCTTCTGGTCCCATGCCTAACCCATAGTAGGTACTCAGATGTTCAACTGACTATTTCTGGCACACCATGAAAGTGTGTCAGTGGACTGCTGCACTCTGCTTTTCATGAActtgagctaatttttttgaatacacacacacaccaccctatATACGTATACTCTGTGGATGTTCAATTCATAGACCATGTTTAATCCTACTGGCCAAGGAAGTATGAGGCTGGGTgtagtaactcacacctgtaatcccaacactttgagagaccgaggaggaaggattgcttgagtccaggagttcgagaccagcctgggcaaggaagTATGAACTACATTTAACAGCCCAAAGCTAAGACAATTAGGAAAATCAGCCTGCTGTTTTTCTAATAAGCTGTGCAGCCACCCTCTTGATGATGGTGGCCTTTTCTCTTGGGATTGAGGTCTGAACAAAGTAGGAAGGGCTGACCACTCTCtcctttctgtttattcttcCCTATAAATCAAACTCTGTACAAAGTGAGGTTGGGAGGCTAACCACACTACCGAATATTTGGTATCAAGGTCATTAACGAAGGTGAATGATACTAGTTTTAGAATGTGAACTGTTCACGTTTATTTTCATGATAAATAGCATCCAACAAAAGAAAGGTGGGTGTGCACAGAGCTATTGTAGACACTTGGCTAAAGTTTGAGACACTGACTAAAGTTTGAGGCACACCATGTAGTTACACAACAGTGTAGACTCTTTAAATTTTGGTTATTTAAACACAGAGGATGGGTGTGTGCACTAGCAGAGCCTGGTGCTGCTAGCAGGTGGCGGTAAGGATTTAagtttgagaaaaagaaatctgaggAAAAGGCCAAGGCCACCTCCACCACCAATTAAAACAATCTATTGACGTAATAATCTTTTAGAAAATCTGAACCAGACCAGTATGGTCTGTTCCCTGAGCATGGCCAAAGCTTAGGGCCTTGTCATTTTTCCCATTTAGCAAATGCATGATCTCGCTGCTAAGTGGTGGAGGCTGCTTGCCACCTACTTGAGGCACACGGAAGGTACTCACCAAATAGCTACTgacttgaaagaaaaagaagtctacGAAGCACCAGGGTGATTCTGTCGTATTCTGTTTGTATTTATGCTTCTGTTACCCTTGGCCTAACTTTTAAAAGCCGATTTTGTCAACTGATTGGTgatcttttctttatttgtcGTTAAATTAGATTGCTTGTTTTCAGAGGGAAAAACGTGAAGTCCCCCTCCTGAATCTTATAACAACAGCTTTCTTCTGGTGAGTTGTAGCTTTAAGAGCCCTCCTTACTGAAGTCAGCCCTATTGCAGACTGTGGAAGAATATTCTCTCCGTTTAGGCTTTTGTGGAAACCCATGTTAGTTCTAGTTCCAGCATACCTGGGGGACCATTATGAGCTGTTTCATTATTTCTGAGAAAGCACTGTGGTGGGGAGGTAATACTTAGAACATTACAAAGCACTTCcacatttaaatttgattttggaaagtattttctttttgagagactgtctcagtctatcacccaggctggagtgcttggagtgcagtggtgcacacacAGCTCGCcgcaccctcaacctcctgggctcaagcagtctttccacctcagcttcccaagttgctaggactacaggtgtatgctaccacacctggctgatatttttcttttcttttcttttcttttttttttatggagaactgggttttgctgtgttgttcaggctggtcttgaacgcctcaCCTCAAACTATCCTCCGACCTCTGGCTCCCTctttgttgggattacaggcgtgagccaccatgccaaacccacttttctttttttttttttgagatggagtttcactctgttgcctagggtggagtgtagtggcgtgatcttggctcactactgcaacctccatctcctgggttcaagcaattctcgtgcctcagcctcctgagtagctgggattacaggcacctgccaccacgcccagctaatttttgtatttttagtagagacagcgtttcgccatgttggccaggttgttcttaatttcctgacctcaagtgatctgcctgccttggcttcccaaagtgctgggattacaggcctgaaccactgcacccggcctcatttttctttttctttctttttttttttttttgaggcggagtcttcactctgtcgcccaggctggagtgcagtggcaccatctcggctcactgcaagctccgcctcccaggttcgcgccattctcctgcctcagcctcccgagtagctgggactacaggcgcccgccaccgcgcccggctaattttttgtattttagtagagacggggtttcaccgtgttagccaggatggtctcgatctcctgacctcgtgatccgcccgcctcggcctcccaaagtgcagggattacaggcgtgagccaccgcgcccggcctcatttttctttatatttggatGTGCCTATGTCTGATGTTATATGGAATGTTAATTTATAACTATTGCTACGTTTACAAAGTAGGCTATATTCCAGTCATGGAGTTTGTAAAGTGTAACTGGACAAAGTAAGCTCTGTTTTCCATTATGTAGAAAATCCCCTAGGAGTTAGTGACAATCTTGAGGTTTATACAGTGCACCAAAAGTATGCTTCCTGGTGCCTCTTGGAGAGGGATGCTCTCTCCATCACccagttctctttttctttgtagcaCTTTTCCAACTGTGCACTGCATTTCCTCTCATCTGCCTTTCTTTGTGCCTCAACTGAAGGAAGGTTTCCTGTCACAggaacctctttctccttttgccTAAATATTTAAGGTCTCTGATGGAACTAGGCTGCATTTTTGCTAGCAGTGCAATCCTACTTGAAAATTTCTGAGGTTCATGTTTTGAGGAGCCTGTAAGCTAGGCCACTGGAGGAAGAAAGTCATTAAGGACTCTACCAAATTTAGATAAAAGAAGACAAGTCTGTGGGGATGATATTTGTTGTCAGTTGAAGGGTGGCTCTGTGGAAGAGGAATTGGAATTCTTAAGAAAGTCCACAAGGCCAAAATGCGTTTAATTGGTTGACCTACCGGAGTGGCCAATTTGGAGTCCTAGAAGGAGCTGTCTGCACTTACAACTGCCCAGCTACTGGAAGAAACtagttgacttttttttgttgttgttttttgtttttttttgtgtgtttgagacggagtcttcattctgtcgcccaggctggagtgcagtggcgcaatctcggctgactgcaagctccgcctcccaggttcacgccattctcctgcctcagcctcccatgtagctgggactacaggcgcccgccactgcacccggctaattttttgtatttttagtagagacggggtttcaccgtgttagccaggatggtctcgatctcctgacttc encodes the following:
- the COPS7B gene encoding COP9 signalosome complex subunit 7b isoform X4 gives rise to the protein MTARRELTSVYMELRHLLQIMCIPYSVLLKDLEMRNLRELEDLIIEAVYTDIIQGKLDQRNQLLEVDFCIGRDIRKKDINNIVKTLHEWCDGCEAVLLGIEQQVLRANQYKENHNRTQQQVEAEIACFQREKREVPLLNLITTAFFWLPTSRRHSKPPHPPRLRRWSSSWLNGSVRLTLSRGSPPRRCPK
- the COPS7B gene encoding COP9 signalosome complex subunit 7b isoform X6, producing the protein MKCIPYSVLLKDLEMRNLRELEDLIIEAVYTDIIQGKLDQRNQLLEVDFCIGRDIRKKDINNIVKTLHEWCDGCEAVLLGIEQQVLRANQYKENHNRTQQQVEAEIACFQREKREVPLLNLITTAFFWLPTSRRHSKPPHPPRLRRWSSSWLNGSVRLTLSRGSPPRRCPK
- the COPS7B gene encoding COP9 signalosome complex subunit 7b isoform X8 — translated: MRNLRELEDLIIEAVYTDIIQGKLDQRNQLLEVDFCIGRDIRKKDINNIVKTLHEWCDGCEAVLLGIEQQVLRANQYKENHNRTQQQVEAEIACFQREKREVPLLNLITTAFFWLPTSRRHSKPPHPPRLRRWSSSWLNGSVRLTLSRGSPPRRCPK
- the COPS7B gene encoding COP9 signalosome complex subunit 7b isoform X9 translates to MRNLRELEDLIIEAVYTDIIQGKLDQRNQLLEVDFCIGRDIRKKDINNIVKTLHEWCDGCEAVLLGIEQQVLRANQYKENHNRTQQQVEAEVTNIKKTLKATASSSAQEMEQQLAERECPPHAEQRQPTKKMSKVKGLVSSRH